ATAAAAAGCATGGTAACAGTAGACACTCTGGCAGCCTATAGATTTGATTAATAGATACTGGTAAGAGTCAACAGCCAAATTGGGGGagcacttttatttgtttgttgtttattgaggtctttttttcaaattatctgtcatttttattttgtatttactcatttatcaacagcatgttttccaagcaaattgttaaccttatcattttaatgatTTGTTGATGAGTTATTTATGAAATTAATTGTGATTGTTCAAGAACTTCTGCTCtcagttttaattttaattttaatttattttattttaatttattttatgggGGTGCAGGGGTTTGGATAGTGTATACATGTTTGTATTTAATcactattttttatttctgataTAATATTTGCTACGTTGATGAgggtttgtgtatgtgtttttgttttgtttttcctttaatttgtgctttctttatttattctgCTTTGTGTGTTGTTAGTTATTTACCTCAGTTACATGTCACAATGTTATTTCACACCTTGGGAAAAATAATCTTATATAGGCCTATCCCTTAGGTGTAAGACCATCCAAAACTACTCGTCAAAATTAACAACTCTTATCAAATACCTAGAGTGGTataactcaaatttgtgatgccATAGCATGTTAAGTttgaagacagacagatagatagatagatagatagatagatagatagatagtactTCAAAATAGGTAGtactaaaatttaaaatatacagCAGAAATATACaggaataaaaatgtacaatagAAATAAAGGTCAGGTGGGTattaatataaaacaaacattatgtgggttcacaaaatcaggctcccattcattgtctatggagcagctccaggctTAATATTCTATGACGTCACGCGTTTGAGATTTATTTTCttgagagtagctcatgttcacaaatactgattaaCTTTCCCAGGCCACTAAAGTAACATGTCGTAATTTTTAATTTAGGTGGCTTTCCCTTTAAAGTTTCACAAAtcggtgcttttattttgaaatctcctgACACTGACTTCCGGTGGTGCTCCAGCTTGACGCGCAGCTCGCTGCTTAGCGGATTCACAGCCGTGAAAGTGGCGGAGGCGGACATTGTTGTGGTAAGAGTCCAGCTCCAGAGGATGAGCAGAGATGATGCACTTACTTTGAGCGGATAAACACCGAGATtggattttgatttatttattttgtttgtttgtttttgtatctaAAGAATGAATCGATTGTGAAGAAGCTGCTGCACCGTTACGGACTCATCCTCCAGCCACTGGGGAACGGAGTTCATTCAGCCGAGGCGAGCGGAGCACAGCCTGGTGAGACGATGCCAGCGAcgtaaaaacacaacatctgcAGGGTGTGCATCCGAGGCTGCTGGATTAAGCCTCCGTGGATCAACGGGGCCTTTGTCCGTACAGCACAGAGGAGCCCACGGGGAGGCTGTTGTCTACAAAATACAGCGAGAGGAGGTAAAATAAGGACAGTTGTGCTCCTGGAGGCCTTTGGAGAACACAGCCTGTTGTTGGGAAGATGACATATTGACATTAATGAGGGTTTGCGGTGCGTTTTCATACACGACCTCATTAAGGCATCTTCCACGGAGAACAGACACTGGGTTGAGCACAAATTAGGACTTGAAGAAAGCCATCTAAATAAAGAAATCACATGTTTATGTCATGATTTGGCCCCCGGTGCTGTAGTGATTGCATATGACATCTGGAAAACACTgtgcagaggaagaggatgtgATGACTCCGTGTTGAGCACTGAAGCATCCAGCTACATCTCTTTTAATAGATTCTCAGGTACCCTCTAGGTGTAGGTTTTTAATAGCAAAATGGGGAGCGAAGGTGAGGTGATAAATAGGGAGCTGTCAAAGATGTCTGACGAGGATCTGCTGGCGTGCTCCAAAGAGGAGCTGGTGAGCCGGCTGCGTAAAGAGGAGTCGGAGAAAATCTCAGCTCTCATCCAGCGAGGACGGCTGATAAAAGAGGTGAACAAACAGCTGCAGGGACACCTCCTCGAAATCAGGGAACTGAAAGTCATCAATCAGCGCCTGCAGGAGGAGAACGTGGAGCTGCGGGACCTGTGCTGCTTCCTGGACGACGACCGGCTCAAAGTGAAGAAGCTGGCCAGGGAATGGCAGCTGTTCGGGCATCACGCGGCCAAAGTGATGCGGGAGGACCTGGGCGGTTACTTGAAAAAGCTCGCCGACCTGGAGCGCATGCAGGACGGGCTGGTGAAGGAGAACTTGGACCTGAAGGAGCTGTGCCTGGTCCTGGAGGAGGAGTGTGTCAGCAGGAGTGACTCCAGCCCCGGAGGGTCCACCGAGCTCAACCTGCCCTGCATG
This region of Epinephelus fuscoguttatus linkage group LG9, E.fuscoguttatus.final_Chr_v1 genomic DNA includes:
- the ccdc85b gene encoding coiled-coil domain-containing protein 85B, yielding MGSEGEVINRELSKMSDEDLLACSKEELVSRLRKEESEKISALIQRGRLIKEVNKQLQGHLLEIRELKVINQRLQEENVELRDLCCFLDDDRLKVKKLAREWQLFGHHAAKVMREDLGGYLKKLADLERMQDGLVKENLDLKELCLVLEEECVSRSDSSPGGSTELNLPCMVARDLGDGSSSTGSVGSPDQLHLVCSPDD